Proteins encoded together in one Stigmatella aurantiaca window:
- the rph gene encoding ribonuclease PH — protein sequence MRSFQRGALDLRPVILTPGVSRHAEGSAQVEFGHTRVLVTCSVEERVPPHLMGKGTGWVTAEYGMLPRATHTRSQREAAKGKQTGRTMEIQRLIGRSMRAAVNLSTLGPRTLTLDCDVIQADGGTRTASITGAYVALVLALRALQSKGTLSKMPSLTPLAAVSVGVVKGEVRVDLDYDEDSAADVDLNLVATGDGRIVEVQGTAEHQLFDRKALDAMLDGGMAAIQHLIVAQAKVLG from the coding sequence GTGCGGTCCTTCCAACGTGGTGCGCTGGATCTTCGTCCCGTTATCCTCACGCCCGGAGTCTCCCGCCATGCGGAGGGCTCGGCCCAGGTGGAGTTCGGCCACACCCGCGTCCTTGTCACCTGCTCGGTGGAGGAGCGCGTCCCCCCGCATCTGATGGGGAAGGGGACCGGCTGGGTCACCGCCGAGTACGGCATGCTGCCCCGCGCCACGCACACCCGCTCGCAGCGCGAGGCGGCCAAGGGCAAGCAGACCGGCCGGACCATGGAGATTCAGCGGCTCATCGGCCGCTCCATGCGCGCGGCGGTGAACCTGTCTACCCTGGGGCCCCGCACCCTGACGCTCGACTGCGACGTCATCCAGGCGGACGGGGGCACGCGCACCGCCTCCATCACCGGCGCCTACGTGGCCCTGGTGCTGGCGCTGCGCGCCCTGCAGAGCAAGGGCACCCTGTCGAAGATGCCCAGCCTCACCCCGCTGGCCGCGGTGTCCGTGGGCGTGGTCAAGGGCGAGGTGCGGGTGGACCTGGACTACGACGAGGATTCCGCCGCGGACGTGGACCTCAACCTGGTAGCCACCGGCGACGGCCGCATCGTGGAGGTACAGGGCACCGCCGAGCACCAGCTGTTCGACCGCAAGGCGCTGGATGCGATGCTGGACGGAGGCATGGCGGCCATCCAGCATCTCATCGTGGCGCAGGCGAAGGTGCTGGGATGA
- a CDS encoding FHA domain-containing protein has translation MSASSGLAKSFALKFISGKYQGGEFPLTGDKQIVIGRSSELDMVLVEDMVSRKHAKIMIASGAITIEDLGSTNGTFVNGEKVKQARLKEGDRILIGTSILKLIHQGADSPELDAKAAKARLEEAAAAQAARSTKTSSMTGKIEEIPLPDLLQLFHTSKKNGVLVISSQTEGRIYLRQGRVYYAVIGDNHNLGPQKSFNRIITWEHGDFELRQPDNQEFMVELDSSTEALLMDALRQLDEFKRIQPQLPELVTPMRLSQPLMAQLKELTPELLDVLQLVHNHKTLSGVLDHADQDDVMTAESVLLLLKREYIQAEG, from the coding sequence GTGAGCGCTTCGAGCGGGCTGGCGAAGTCCTTTGCCCTCAAGTTCATTTCGGGGAAGTACCAGGGCGGTGAGTTCCCGTTGACGGGGGACAAGCAGATCGTCATTGGGCGGTCGAGCGAACTGGACATGGTGCTCGTGGAGGACATGGTCTCGCGCAAGCACGCGAAGATCATGATCGCCAGCGGCGCCATCACCATCGAGGACCTGGGTTCCACCAACGGCACCTTCGTCAACGGCGAGAAGGTGAAGCAGGCGCGCCTGAAGGAAGGCGACCGCATCCTCATTGGGACTTCCATCCTCAAGCTCATCCACCAGGGCGCGGACTCCCCGGAGCTGGACGCCAAGGCGGCCAAGGCCCGGCTGGAGGAGGCCGCGGCGGCGCAGGCGGCGCGCTCCACGAAGACTTCCTCCATGACGGGGAAGATCGAGGAGATTCCCCTGCCGGACCTGCTGCAGCTGTTCCACACGTCCAAGAAGAACGGCGTGCTGGTCATCAGCAGCCAGACGGAAGGACGCATCTACCTGCGCCAGGGCCGCGTGTACTACGCGGTCATCGGCGACAACCACAACCTGGGCCCCCAGAAGAGCTTCAACCGCATCATCACCTGGGAGCACGGCGACTTCGAGCTGCGCCAGCCGGACAACCAGGAGTTCATGGTGGAGCTGGACTCGTCCACCGAGGCGCTGCTGATGGACGCGCTTCGCCAGCTCGACGAGTTCAAGCGCATCCAGCCGCAGCTGCCGGAGCTGGTGACGCCCATGCGGCTCTCGCAGCCCCTGATGGCCCAGCTCAAGGAGCTGACGCCCGAGCTGCTGGACGTGCTCCAGCTGGTGCACAACCACAAGACGCTCAGCGGCGTGCTGGACCACGCGGACCAGGACGACGTGATGACGGCCGAGTCGGTGCTCCTGCTGCTCAAGCGCGAGTACATCCAAGCGGAGGGCTGA
- a CDS encoding tetratricopeptide repeat protein yields the protein MDEPLKQLLTLGRGYFDKKQYAQAEQYLAQVVEQNQSFADVYNMLGIIYHDQGQFARAQRAFEAALRINPSYTEAALNLAVIYNDMGKYAEAKEVYQGALAQQKNGPGEMDPYVKGKIANMYADIGNVFSSNGAWTQAIEEYQRALALCPQFVDIRIKLGDSLRDAGRHAEALAQFEQAIAQNPAFMPGRIHYGIALYSAGRRAEAVQVWEDVLSRSPGNKSAQMYLNLVKEPGGKAEQAS from the coding sequence ATGGACGAGCCGCTCAAGCAGCTACTGACCCTCGGGCGGGGGTACTTCGACAAGAAGCAGTACGCGCAGGCCGAGCAGTACCTCGCGCAGGTCGTCGAGCAGAACCAGTCGTTCGCCGACGTCTACAACATGCTCGGCATCATCTACCACGACCAGGGCCAGTTCGCCCGGGCGCAGCGGGCGTTCGAAGCAGCGCTCCGCATCAACCCGTCCTACACCGAGGCGGCGCTCAACCTGGCGGTCATCTACAACGACATGGGCAAGTACGCCGAGGCGAAGGAGGTCTACCAAGGCGCCCTCGCCCAGCAGAAGAACGGCCCGGGCGAGATGGACCCCTACGTGAAGGGGAAGATCGCCAACATGTACGCCGACATCGGCAACGTGTTCTCCTCCAACGGCGCCTGGACCCAGGCCATCGAGGAGTACCAGCGCGCCCTGGCGCTCTGCCCTCAATTCGTGGATATCCGCATCAAGCTGGGAGATTCCCTGCGGGATGCGGGCCGACACGCGGAGGCGCTGGCGCAGTTCGAGCAGGCCATCGCGCAGAACCCCGCCTTCATGCCCGGTCGCATCCATTACGGAATCGCGCTTTACTCCGCGGGCCGCCGGGCGGAGGCTGTTCAGGTGTGGGAGGACGTCCTGTCGCGCAGTCCAGGCAACAAGAGCGCGCAGATGTACCTCAATCTGGTGAAGGAACCGGGCGGGAAGGCTGAACAGGCGAGCTGA
- the selD gene encoding selenide, water dikinase SelD, protein MPDAPSKPLRLTERSHCAGCAAKLKVGDLTKVLRGLKTAAVPQALVGFSTHDDAAVYRLSPDMAVVETVDFFPPVVDDPFQFGAIAAANALSDIYAMGARPLFALNLVCFPTDLPLSVLSKILAGGQSKAEEAGIPILGGHSIQDPEPKFGMAVTGVVHPKRVLTNAGAKPGDVLLLTKPLGIGIATTAIKRGVASKALTKRVVGLMSTLNRAAGETFASGKFQVNALTDVTGFGLLGHLLEMMTGSKTRAALALERVPLIQDVPGLAAQGVIPGGTKTNLQHVKKRVRFPKGLPEDIQWVLADAQTNGGLLASVPARDAMKALKALEKAGVDAALIGEVSQGRPGIDVVG, encoded by the coding sequence ATGCCGGACGCGCCCAGCAAGCCCTTGCGCCTGACGGAGCGGAGCCACTGCGCGGGGTGCGCGGCCAAGCTGAAGGTGGGGGACCTGACGAAGGTCCTGCGCGGCCTGAAGACGGCGGCCGTGCCCCAGGCCCTGGTGGGCTTCTCCACTCACGACGACGCGGCCGTGTACCGGCTGTCGCCCGACATGGCTGTGGTGGAGACGGTCGACTTCTTCCCGCCGGTGGTGGACGACCCCTTCCAGTTCGGGGCCATCGCCGCGGCCAATGCGCTCTCGGACATCTACGCCATGGGCGCCCGGCCGCTGTTCGCGCTCAACCTGGTGTGCTTCCCCACGGACCTGCCGCTCTCGGTGCTGTCGAAGATTCTCGCCGGGGGCCAGTCGAAGGCGGAAGAGGCGGGCATCCCCATCCTGGGTGGCCACAGCATTCAGGACCCCGAGCCGAAGTTCGGCATGGCCGTCACGGGCGTGGTGCACCCCAAGCGGGTGCTCACCAACGCAGGGGCGAAGCCGGGGGATGTGCTGCTGCTCACCAAGCCCTTGGGCATTGGCATCGCCACCACCGCCATCAAGCGGGGCGTGGCCTCCAAGGCGCTGACGAAGCGGGTGGTGGGCCTCATGTCCACGCTCAACCGCGCCGCGGGGGAGACGTTCGCCTCCGGGAAGTTCCAGGTGAACGCGCTCACGGACGTGACGGGCTTCGGGCTGCTCGGGCACCTGCTGGAGATGATGACGGGCTCGAAGACCCGCGCGGCGCTGGCGCTGGAGCGAGTCCCCCTCATCCAGGACGTGCCCGGGCTCGCGGCCCAGGGCGTCATCCCCGGGGGGACGAAGACGAACCTCCAGCACGTGAAGAAGCGCGTGCGCTTCCCCAAGGGGCTCCCCGAGGACATCCAGTGGGTGCTGGCGGACGCGCAGACCAATGGCGGGCTGCTGGCCTCCGTGCCTGCCCGGGATGCGATGAAGGCGCTCAAGGCCCTGGAGAAGGCGGGGGTGGACGCGGCCCTCATCGGCGAAGTCTCCCAGGGCCGTCCGGGGATCGACGTGGTGGGGTGA
- a CDS encoding imm11 family protein: MASDTPPIPRFFVLKDDMFGRHDTKFRDVKPVNLGEPPPCPQCGEPMGMLTWLPPYRGELELYGEGLGDYVEGHGYDVLISERMAEAFRDEELTGLLGFHPVEVVRVRRKRKGAKPDAMPRYFAVTACFGRGAVDEVHSRLRRTEPITCPECRSAGVNSVHGFTLDPGTWQGEDVFRPRGLRGSILVSERFAQFIQRHGFTNIKLIPTEEYVMDPLRLGPPADNAVPST, translated from the coding sequence ATGGCTTCTGACACGCCGCCGATCCCGCGTTTCTTTGTCCTCAAAGACGACATGTTCGGCCGGCACGACACGAAGTTCCGTGACGTCAAGCCGGTCAATCTCGGAGAGCCCCCGCCGTGCCCGCAGTGTGGCGAGCCCATGGGGATGTTGACATGGCTGCCGCCCTATCGAGGTGAGCTGGAACTGTATGGCGAAGGCTTGGGCGATTACGTCGAGGGGCATGGCTATGACGTACTCATCTCCGAACGCATGGCAGAGGCATTCAGGGACGAAGAACTGACGGGGCTACTCGGCTTCCATCCCGTCGAGGTGGTACGCGTTCGGAGGAAGCGCAAGGGTGCCAAGCCCGATGCCATGCCTCGCTACTTCGCCGTCACCGCCTGCTTCGGACGCGGCGCCGTGGATGAGGTGCACAGCCGCCTGCGTCGCACCGAGCCCATCACATGCCCCGAGTGCCGCTCTGCCGGAGTGAACTCCGTCCACGGCTTCACTCTCGATCCGGGTACCTGGCAGGGCGAGGACGTGTTCCGCCCTCGTGGCCTCCGGGGGAGCATCCTCGTTTCCGAGCGCTTCGCCCAATTCATCCAGCGGCACGGGTTCACGAACATAAAGCTGATCCCCACGGAGGAGTACGTCATGGACCCACTCCGTCTCGGTCCCCCGGCGGACAATGCCGTGCCTTCGACGTGA
- a CDS encoding cytochrome c3 family protein produces MGGTAWKLSALGLALLLALLAPLAGGCGAEASTDGTQTLEGAEQLMEGDFSELSRGSASKQKIGIALEVEDGEAMPLRVRAGQTFYINQIDIRTSLSATTDEGVSGLNRTGDFACLGWNGVKLVDESFDLLAGEEGFKRRRFYRDAAWMDVPSAFTVEPVDDQGRLTGLPILLFAGSDDRHESDDFFVRRFGAIQWTYDCQTSTNCTGAQSYLEEGLLELRNARTAAQGKTITLNAKTKALRLRWTLRPFAPYTIPVEQVEKPKYDYGFSIEATPVTPPRKDGTYAPGTNVSFRLTLKDGAGKRLHPQGSLPTYNEVIFGSNEPGIQYYRAFFDPTATYYRRKHRERMLMSQIIGPAQRIQPIRSVVELDTFLAPPDVQTIATIQRDGVYSQFRTFPAANKLFGGAFESDHAGWAAPVSDTWSYQLPPDALPGTYLVTTKGRRTYLGEDIPYTQTIEIQVGTPQRTTPVLTTGPCNSCHSQGGELSKVLHANDNRAACAGCHAPLGFELEGPVFVRVHFIHSRSDRFDVSPAQCSKCHLTKESVQRTSKAACLSCHKSYPASHVQKFGPIENMYVGGGRESFQQCTGSCHTTHPQSGL; encoded by the coding sequence ATGGGTGGCACGGCCTGGAAGCTCAGCGCGTTGGGCCTGGCACTCCTGCTCGCGCTGCTCGCGCCCCTGGCGGGCGGCTGTGGCGCCGAGGCGTCCACGGACGGCACGCAGACGCTGGAGGGCGCCGAGCAGCTGATGGAGGGGGACTTCTCCGAGCTGTCGCGTGGCTCCGCCTCGAAGCAGAAGATCGGCATCGCGCTGGAAGTCGAGGACGGCGAGGCCATGCCGCTGCGCGTACGCGCCGGACAGACCTTCTACATCAACCAGATCGACATCCGCACCAGCCTCTCCGCCACGACGGACGAGGGCGTGAGCGGACTGAACCGCACGGGCGACTTCGCCTGCCTGGGCTGGAACGGCGTGAAGCTGGTGGACGAGTCGTTTGATCTGCTGGCGGGCGAGGAAGGCTTCAAGCGCCGCCGCTTCTACCGGGACGCCGCGTGGATGGACGTGCCCAGCGCCTTCACGGTGGAGCCGGTGGATGACCAGGGCCGCCTGACGGGCTTGCCCATCCTGCTGTTCGCGGGCTCCGACGACCGCCACGAGAGCGACGACTTCTTCGTGCGCCGCTTCGGCGCCATCCAGTGGACGTATGACTGCCAGACCTCCACGAACTGCACGGGCGCGCAGAGCTACCTGGAGGAGGGGCTGCTGGAGCTGCGCAACGCGCGGACGGCCGCCCAGGGCAAGACCATCACCCTCAACGCCAAGACCAAGGCCCTGCGCCTGCGCTGGACGCTGCGTCCGTTCGCGCCCTACACCATCCCGGTGGAGCAGGTGGAGAAGCCGAAGTACGACTACGGCTTCTCCATCGAGGCCACCCCGGTGACGCCGCCCCGGAAGGACGGCACCTACGCGCCCGGCACGAACGTGTCCTTCCGCCTCACGCTGAAGGATGGCGCTGGCAAGCGCCTGCACCCCCAGGGCTCGCTGCCGACCTACAACGAGGTCATCTTTGGCTCCAACGAGCCGGGCATCCAGTACTACCGCGCGTTCTTCGATCCGACCGCCACGTACTACCGCCGCAAGCACCGCGAGCGCATGCTGATGTCGCAGATCATCGGCCCGGCGCAGCGCATCCAGCCCATCCGCTCGGTCGTCGAGCTGGACACGTTCCTCGCCCCGCCCGACGTGCAGACCATCGCGACGATCCAGCGTGACGGTGTCTACTCGCAGTTCCGCACGTTCCCCGCGGCCAACAAGCTGTTCGGTGGCGCGTTCGAGTCGGACCACGCCGGCTGGGCCGCACCCGTGAGCGACACGTGGAGCTACCAGCTGCCCCCGGACGCCCTGCCCGGCACCTACCTGGTGACGACCAAGGGCCGCCGCACCTACCTGGGCGAGGACATCCCCTACACCCAGACCATCGAGATCCAGGTGGGCACCCCGCAGCGCACCACGCCGGTGCTGACCACCGGCCCCTGCAACAGCTGCCACAGCCAGGGCGGCGAGCTGAGCAAGGTGCTCCACGCCAACGACAACCGCGCCGCGTGCGCCGGCTGCCACGCGCCCCTGGGCTTCGAGCTGGAGGGCCCCGTGTTCGTCCGCGTGCACTTCATCCACAGCCGCTCGGACCGCTTCGACGTCTCCCCGGCCCAGTGCAGCAAGTGCCACCTGACGAAGGAGAGCGTGCAGCGCACCAGCAAGGCCGCGTGCCTCTCGTGCCACAAGAGCTACCCCGCGAGCCACGTGCAGAAGTTCGGGCCCATCGAGAACATGTACGTGGGCGGTGGCCGCGAGTCCTTCCAGCAGTGCACGGGCAGCTGCCACACCACCCACCCGCAGAGCGGGTTGTAG
- a CDS encoding N-acetylmuramoyl-L-alanine amidase family protein produces MTVRALVPLLWLALASSASAAGPRIVIDPGHGGAKTGALGAAEQVEKALVLQLSLKLRERLEEETGAQVFLTREKDALLPLPDRVTFANGKRPDLFMSIHANSMPTRKLRERVEGIETYFLSASASGAGARATADRENADAPRAQAVQNDSTLNFILHDLVRMDAHAGSSRLAYAIHQRLIASTGASDRGVLQAPFFVLTGVEAPAVLIEVGYISHPQEGARLARADYQEKLVSAITSGVKDFLKDMRKRDAHAEETAGPPQVAAPTSP; encoded by the coding sequence ATGACGGTGCGCGCCCTCGTTCCCCTGCTGTGGCTGGCCCTGGCGTCCTCCGCCAGCGCCGCCGGGCCCCGCATCGTCATTGATCCGGGGCATGGCGGGGCCAAGACGGGCGCCCTGGGAGCCGCGGAGCAGGTGGAGAAGGCGCTGGTGCTCCAGCTTTCCCTGAAGCTGCGCGAGCGGCTCGAGGAGGAGACGGGGGCCCAGGTGTTCCTCACCCGGGAGAAGGACGCGCTGCTGCCGCTGCCGGACCGGGTGACGTTCGCGAACGGCAAGCGGCCGGACCTCTTCATGTCCATCCACGCCAACTCCATGCCCACGCGCAAGCTGCGCGAGCGGGTGGAGGGCATCGAGACGTACTTCCTCTCCGCCTCCGCCTCCGGGGCGGGAGCGCGCGCCACGGCGGACCGCGAGAACGCGGACGCGCCGCGCGCCCAGGCCGTCCAGAACGACTCCACGCTGAACTTCATCCTCCATGACTTGGTGCGGATGGATGCCCACGCGGGCTCGTCCCGGCTGGCGTACGCCATCCACCAGCGGCTCATCGCCAGCACGGGGGCCTCGGACCGGGGGGTGCTCCAGGCGCCCTTCTTCGTCCTCACCGGCGTGGAGGCACCCGCGGTCCTCATCGAGGTGGGCTACATCTCCCATCCCCAGGAGGGGGCCCGGCTGGCCCGCGCCGACTACCAGGAGAAGCTCGTGAGCGCCATCACCTCGGGGGTGAAGGACTTCCTGAAGGACATGCGCAAGCGCGACGCCCATGCCGAGGAGACCGCCGGGCCGCCGCAGGTGGCCGCGCCCACATCTCCTTGA
- a CDS encoding ceramidase, giving the protein MTTPAEGFWGPPTSTVDWCETNYEHFHHVAELFNSVSSLAMVFGGLLAILLHHRVLERRFLAAFAMLAVVGLGSIGFHATLRFQLQMLDELPMLYLALIMVYILVENRPQRRLGAWFPLALFAYAVLSTYLCSFTRGPLQFFLFQISFASLEFFALGRVYLIHRRSQDASARRLFQLGVSAYALAIVLWLSDIQFCPTLNEALPARGLPNPQFHAWWHVLVSCGFYALLMVIAHDRLKTLGHAPRVRWAAGIPFVRGHTPP; this is encoded by the coding sequence ATGACAACTCCCGCGGAAGGCTTCTGGGGCCCCCCGACGTCGACGGTGGACTGGTGCGAGACGAACTACGAGCACTTCCACCACGTCGCGGAGCTGTTCAACTCCGTCTCCAGCCTGGCCATGGTGTTCGGGGGGCTGCTGGCCATCCTGCTCCACCACCGCGTGCTGGAGCGGCGCTTCCTGGCGGCCTTCGCGATGCTGGCGGTGGTGGGCCTGGGCAGCATCGGGTTCCACGCCACGCTCCGCTTCCAGCTCCAGATGCTGGACGAGCTGCCGATGCTCTACCTGGCCCTCATCATGGTCTACATCCTGGTGGAGAACCGGCCACAGCGGCGGCTCGGCGCCTGGTTCCCGCTCGCGCTGTTCGCCTACGCGGTGCTGTCCACCTATCTGTGCTCCTTCACCCGGGGGCCGCTCCAGTTCTTCCTCTTCCAGATCAGCTTCGCGTCCCTCGAGTTCTTCGCGCTTGGGCGCGTCTACCTCATCCACCGCCGCAGCCAGGATGCCTCGGCCCGGCGCCTCTTCCAGCTCGGCGTCAGCGCCTACGCGCTCGCCATCGTGCTCTGGCTGAGCGACATCCAGTTCTGTCCCACGCTCAATGAGGCCCTCCCGGCGCGGGGCCTCCCCAACCCGCAGTTCCACGCGTGGTGGCACGTGCTGGTCTCCTGCGGCTTCTACGCGCTGCTGATGGTCATCGCCCACGACCGGCTCAAGACGCTCGGCCATGCCCCCCGGGTGCGCTGGGCGGCCGGCATTCCGTTCGTCCGCGGCCACACACCTCCCTAA
- a CDS encoding helix-turn-helix domain-containing protein, whose translation MSEVAERLGVNTATVYGLCGHGDLPHVRVSNAIRIRPTDLEAFLARSRR comes from the coding sequence GTGAGTGAGGTGGCCGAGCGGCTGGGGGTCAACACGGCCACCGTCTACGGGCTGTGCGGGCACGGCGACCTGCCCCACGTGCGGGTGAGCAACGCGATCCGCATCCGGCCGACTGACCTGGAAGCCTTCCTCGCCCGAAGTCGCCGCTGA
- a CDS encoding Wall-associated protein precursor: MLPVLLLLVAAQVPAVPGEGTLVSFCKQGRLTACQELANINPQKAAEIQAELAKAVLSREALKAAEEEGREQADAKADESSKAEASGEPPNCNGQNHHLISRPIAEELERHQTLRGLYEPRDKRFVAKAKDKKSHCGYQEWHRKVDAEVIAWIKAHEKASPEQFMKVLREIYNRKEMLERFPNGF; this comes from the coding sequence ATGCTTCCTGTCTTGCTCCTTCTCGTGGCTGCACAGGTCCCTGCTGTGCCCGGTGAAGGTACCCTGGTGTCCTTCTGCAAGCAGGGCAGGCTGACGGCATGCCAGGAACTGGCCAACATCAACCCGCAGAAAGCCGCTGAGATTCAGGCAGAACTCGCGAAGGCTGTACTGAGTCGGGAGGCCCTGAAGGCCGCGGAGGAAGAGGGCCGAGAACAAGCGGACGCCAAGGCCGACGAGTCCTCCAAAGCTGAGGCCTCGGGCGAGCCCCCCAACTGCAATGGCCAGAATCACCACCTCATCTCCCGGCCGATCGCCGAGGAGTTGGAGAGGCACCAAACCCTCCGCGGGTTGTACGAGCCTCGGGATAAGCGCTTCGTGGCGAAGGCCAAGGACAAAAAGTCGCACTGTGGTTACCAGGAGTGGCACCGCAAAGTCGATGCGGAGGTGATCGCGTGGATCAAGGCCCATGAGAAGGCCTCTCCTGAGCAGTTCATGAAGGTGCTGCGGGAGATCTACAACCGCAAGGAGATGCTGGAGAGGTTTCCCAATGGCTTCTGA
- a CDS encoding regulatory protein RecX, protein MTTEADGPGDVQRATDACLRLLALRARSRHELQAALRRKGFSEEVQAQALEKLQGFGYLDDARFAQDRAAALLGKGRLGPEAVLQRLQAHGLEGEVAREAVSAAAGAVGFDALATARQVLERRGLLGRPLAPKERARAARLLDSRGFAPDVIHRLLGDPSLDPSGLDD, encoded by the coding sequence ATGACCACCGAAGCGGACGGGCCAGGGGACGTGCAGCGGGCGACGGATGCTTGCTTGCGGTTGCTGGCCCTGCGCGCCCGGAGCCGCCACGAGCTGCAAGCGGCCCTGCGGCGCAAGGGCTTCTCCGAGGAAGTGCAGGCCCAGGCCCTGGAGAAGCTCCAGGGCTTCGGCTACCTCGACGACGCGCGCTTCGCCCAGGACCGGGCCGCCGCGCTGCTGGGCAAGGGACGGCTGGGGCCCGAGGCGGTGCTCCAGCGGCTCCAGGCCCACGGGCTGGAAGGGGAGGTGGCCCGCGAGGCGGTGTCCGCCGCGGCCGGCGCGGTGGGGTTCGATGCCCTGGCCACCGCCCGCCAGGTGCTGGAGCGCCGGGGCCTGCTCGGGCGGCCTCTGGCCCCCAAGGAGCGGGCCCGCGCCGCACGCCTCCTCGACAGCCGGGGCTTCGCTCCGGACGTCATCCATCGGCTCCTCGGTGATCCATCGCTGGACCCCTCGGGGCTGGACGACTAG
- a CDS encoding outer membrane protein assembly factor BamD: MRLTASCLTAFLLLSTGCASLSERQAGDPDYAAQADENLRLGAEALEGRDFFKAERYFEFVKTKFPYLEASKTAELRLADVDFAQDRFPEAREKYNAFIKAFPTHPQVDYAAYRIALSHVEDMPSDFFLLPPSEEKDQTEVQSAMRALNDFLRQYPESQYVPQARVQADDAKRRLAEHELYVAAFYRKRERWRAVAQRLEGMLKRYPGTQYEESALFSLHEAYVKLKEPTRAQETLRQVIQRLPGTPAAERAQRMLGS, translated from the coding sequence ATGCGCCTCACCGCTTCCTGTCTGACCGCTTTCCTGTTGCTGTCCACCGGCTGTGCCTCGCTCTCCGAGCGTCAGGCGGGGGACCCGGACTATGCCGCCCAGGCCGACGAGAACCTCCGTCTGGGGGCCGAGGCCCTGGAGGGCCGGGACTTCTTCAAGGCCGAGCGGTACTTCGAGTTCGTGAAGACGAAGTTCCCCTACCTGGAGGCCTCCAAGACGGCGGAGCTGCGGCTGGCGGACGTGGACTTCGCGCAGGACCGGTTCCCCGAGGCGCGCGAGAAGTACAACGCCTTCATCAAGGCCTTCCCCACCCACCCCCAGGTGGACTACGCGGCCTACCGCATCGCGCTCTCCCACGTGGAGGACATGCCCTCGGACTTCTTCCTGCTGCCGCCCTCCGAGGAGAAGGACCAGACGGAAGTGCAGTCCGCCATGCGCGCGCTGAACGACTTCCTGCGCCAGTATCCGGAGTCGCAGTACGTGCCGCAGGCCCGGGTCCAGGCGGACGACGCGAAGCGGCGGCTGGCGGAGCACGAGCTGTACGTGGCCGCCTTCTACCGCAAGCGCGAGCGCTGGCGGGCGGTGGCCCAGCGGCTGGAGGGCATGCTCAAGCGCTACCCCGGAACGCAGTACGAGGAGTCCGCCCTCTTCTCGCTCCACGAGGCCTACGTGAAGCTCAAGGAGCCCACCCGCGCACAGGAGACGCTGCGCCAGGTCATCCAGCGGCTGCCGGGGACGCCCGCCGCGGAGCGGGCGCAGCGCATGCTCGGCTCGTGA
- the rdgB gene encoding RdgB/HAM1 family non-canonical purine NTP pyrophosphatase, translating into MKPRLLFATTNTGKLKELRGLVGEAVEVVSLKDLPPLPEPEEDEPTFEGNAAKKAREYAQATGLAALADDSGLCVDALGGRPGVLSARYAEGDDRARYEKLLRELSDVPEARRTASFQCALCLVTPSGEVRTEVGQCEGRILTAPRGTQGFGYDPVFFLPTMGKTMAELTPEEKARVSHRGEAFRRMRPWLTALQATGEQGR; encoded by the coding sequence ATGAAGCCGCGCCTGCTCTTTGCCACCACCAACACTGGCAAGCTGAAGGAGCTGCGCGGGCTGGTGGGCGAGGCGGTAGAGGTGGTGTCCCTGAAGGACCTGCCGCCCCTGCCCGAGCCGGAGGAGGATGAGCCCACCTTCGAGGGGAACGCGGCCAAGAAGGCCCGGGAGTACGCGCAGGCCACGGGCCTGGCGGCCCTGGCGGATGACTCGGGGCTGTGCGTGGACGCGCTGGGCGGCCGTCCAGGCGTGCTCTCGGCGCGCTACGCGGAAGGGGACGACCGGGCCCGCTACGAGAAGCTGCTCCGGGAGCTCTCGGACGTGCCCGAGGCGCGGCGGACGGCCTCCTTCCAGTGTGCGCTCTGCCTGGTGACGCCCTCGGGCGAGGTCCGCACTGAGGTGGGCCAGTGCGAGGGGCGCATCCTGACGGCGCCCCGGGGCACCCAGGGCTTCGGGTACGATCCGGTCTTCTTCCTGCCCACGATGGGCAAGACGATGGCGGAACTCACCCCGGAGGAGAAGGCGCGGGTGTCCCACCGGGGCGAGGCCTTCCGGCGGATGCGCCCTTGGCTCACGGCCCTTCAGGCAACTGGGGAACAGGGCCGGTAA